One part of the Alistipes onderdonkii genome encodes these proteins:
- the nadB gene encoding L-aspartate oxidase produces MKTDFLVIGSGAAGLSFALKAAAHGHVTIVTKGEMNECNTNFAQGGICSVTYAPDTFEKHIHDTLVCGAGKCDEKAVGLVVRRAPELIRDLIEWGTRFDRTPDGRFELNREGGHTEPRILHHEDLTGAEIERALVESVRRHPGITVLEHHFAIDLLTQHHLGEFVTRHTRGLACFGAYVLNLATNEIETMLAKFTVVATGGCGNIYSTTSNPVVATGDGIAMCHRAKAITENMEFIQFHPTTLYNPGEKPNFLITEAMRGFGAILRLPSGEEFMDKYHPMKSLAPRDVVARAIYREMTKRGSDFVYLDVTHKDPGAIRSHFPNIYEKCLSIGIDITRDWIPVTPAAHYCCGGVKVDTNGETSIRHLYALGETSCTGLHGANRLASNSLIEAVVYADQAARHAASLLPKVDIQEGIPDWDFEGTQHTEEMLMIIQSKREMQTILSNYVGIVRSNLSLKRAMRRLEILWQETEELYNKTKPNRELCELRNMIAVAYLVIKQGREIKESVGCHYNADYPKE; encoded by the coding sequence ATGAAAACCGACTTTCTGGTTATCGGTTCCGGCGCAGCGGGCCTTTCGTTCGCGCTCAAGGCCGCGGCCCACGGGCATGTCACGATCGTCACGAAGGGCGAAATGAACGAGTGCAATACCAACTTTGCACAAGGCGGCATCTGCTCGGTGACCTACGCCCCGGACACATTCGAAAAACATATCCATGACACCTTGGTCTGCGGAGCCGGCAAATGCGACGAAAAGGCCGTCGGACTGGTCGTGCGCCGGGCCCCGGAGCTGATCCGCGACCTGATCGAATGGGGCACGCGCTTCGACAGGACTCCCGACGGACGTTTCGAGTTGAACCGCGAGGGCGGGCATACCGAACCCCGCATCCTCCACCACGAAGACCTCACGGGCGCCGAGATCGAACGGGCGCTGGTCGAGTCGGTTCGCCGGCACCCCGGCATCACGGTGCTGGAACACCATTTCGCCATCGACCTCTTGACGCAGCACCACCTGGGCGAATTCGTCACGCGCCATACGCGCGGGCTGGCCTGCTTCGGCGCCTATGTGCTCAACCTCGCTACCAACGAGATCGAGACCATGCTCGCCAAGTTCACCGTCGTCGCCACGGGCGGCTGCGGCAATATCTACTCCACGACCTCCAACCCGGTCGTCGCCACGGGCGACGGCATCGCCATGTGCCACCGCGCCAAGGCCATCACCGAGAACATGGAGTTCATCCAGTTCCACCCCACGACGCTCTACAACCCCGGCGAGAAACCCAACTTCCTCATTACGGAAGCCATGCGCGGTTTCGGTGCCATCCTGCGCCTGCCTTCCGGCGAGGAGTTCATGGACAAATACCACCCGATGAAATCGCTGGCGCCGCGCGACGTGGTGGCCCGCGCCATCTACCGCGAAATGACCAAGCGGGGCTCGGACTTCGTCTACCTCGACGTCACGCACAAAGACCCCGGAGCCATCCGCAGCCACTTCCCCAACATCTACGAAAAATGCCTTTCGATCGGCATCGACATCACCCGCGACTGGATTCCCGTGACGCCCGCGGCGCACTACTGCTGCGGCGGGGTGAAGGTCGACACCAACGGCGAGACCTCGATCAGGCACCTCTACGCGCTGGGCGAAACCTCCTGCACGGGGCTGCACGGAGCCAACCGCCTCGCTTCCAACTCGCTGATCGAAGCGGTGGTCTATGCCGACCAGGCCGCACGCCACGCTGCGTCGCTGCTCCCCAAGGTCGACATCCAGGAGGGCATCCCCGACTGGGACTTCGAAGGCACGCAGCACACCGAGGAGATGCTGATGATCATCCAGTCCAAGCGCGAGATGCAGACCATCCTGTCCAACTACGTGGGCATCGTCCGCTCGAACCTCTCGCTCAAACGCGCCATGCGCCGCCTCGAGATACTCTGGCAGGAGACCGAGGAGCTCTATAACAAGACCAAGCCCAACCGCGAATTGTGCGAGCTGCGCAACATGATCGCCGTAGCCTACCTGGTAATCAAACAGGGCCGCGAGATCAAGGAGTCGGTCGGCTGCCACTACAACGCCGACTACCCGAAAGAATAA
- a CDS encoding peptide chain release factor 3 — translation MTLQEEITRRRTFAVIAHPDAGKTTLTEKLLLFGGAIHVAGAVKSNKIKKGATSDFMEIERQRGISVATAVMGFEYKGTKINILDTPGHEDFAEDTYRTLTAVDSVIIVIDGAKGVESQTRKLMEVCRMRSTPVIVFINKLDRPSKEPFDLLDEVEKELRIRVRPLAFPISNGPTFRGVYNLYEKNLSLFTSDEKLTADAQTAEISDLASPELDSYIGAKFAEQLRSDVELVEGVYDEFDREAYLRGELAPVFFGSAVNNFGVRELLECFVRIAPSPRPAPTATRTVEPAEPKMTGFVFKIHANMDPNHRDRIAFLKICSGTFERNHNYLHVRSGKQLKFSSPTAFMAEKKSVIDFAYPGDIVGLHDTGNFKIGDTFTEGEKLKFTGIPSFAPEQFRYIENADPLKFKQLAKGVDQLMDEGVAQLFVSSLNGRKIIGTVGALQFEVIQYRLEHEYNAACRWEPISIYKACWIESDNAAQLADFKRRKHTNMAVDKHGRDVFLADTSYGLALAQENFKDIRFHFTSEF, via the coding sequence ATGACATTACAGGAAGAAATCACACGCCGCCGCACCTTCGCGGTCATCGCCCACCCCGACGCGGGTAAAACCACCCTCACCGAGAAGCTGCTGCTCTTCGGCGGTGCCATCCACGTCGCCGGGGCGGTCAAAAGCAACAAGATCAAGAAAGGCGCCACGTCGGACTTCATGGAGATCGAGCGCCAGCGCGGCATCTCGGTCGCCACGGCCGTGATGGGCTTCGAATACAAGGGCACCAAGATCAACATCCTCGACACCCCGGGCCACGAGGACTTCGCCGAAGACACCTACCGCACGCTGACGGCCGTCGATTCGGTCATCATCGTCATCGACGGCGCCAAGGGCGTCGAGTCGCAAACCCGCAAACTGATGGAGGTGTGCCGTATGCGTTCGACGCCGGTGATCGTCTTCATCAACAAACTCGACCGCCCCTCCAAGGAGCCTTTCGACCTGCTGGACGAGGTGGAAAAGGAACTGCGCATCCGCGTGCGGCCGCTGGCCTTCCCCATTTCGAACGGCCCCACGTTCCGCGGGGTCTACAACCTCTACGAAAAGAACCTCTCGCTTTTCACGTCGGACGAAAAACTCACCGCCGACGCCCAGACCGCCGAGATTTCCGACCTCGCGTCGCCGGAGCTGGACAGCTACATCGGAGCGAAATTCGCCGAACAGCTGCGCTCGGACGTCGAGCTGGTCGAAGGCGTCTACGACGAGTTCGACCGCGAGGCCTACCTGCGCGGCGAGCTGGCCCCCGTGTTCTTCGGCTCGGCGGTCAACAACTTCGGCGTGCGCGAACTGCTCGAATGCTTCGTCCGCATCGCCCCCTCGCCGCGCCCGGCGCCCACCGCGACCCGCACCGTGGAGCCCGCCGAGCCGAAGATGACGGGCTTCGTGTTCAAGATCCACGCCAACATGGATCCCAACCACCGCGACCGCATCGCCTTCCTGAAAATCTGCTCCGGGACGTTCGAGCGCAACCATAACTACCTGCACGTGCGCAGCGGCAAGCAGCTCAAGTTCTCCTCGCCGACGGCCTTCATGGCCGAAAAGAAATCGGTCATCGACTTCGCCTACCCGGGCGACATCGTCGGCCTGCACGACACGGGCAACTTCAAGATCGGCGACACCTTCACCGAGGGCGAGAAGCTCAAATTCACGGGCATCCCGTCGTTCGCCCCCGAGCAGTTCCGCTACATCGAGAACGCCGACCCGCTGAAATTCAAGCAGCTCGCCAAGGGCGTCGACCAACTGATGGACGAAGGCGTGGCGCAGCTGTTCGTATCCTCGCTCAACGGCCGCAAGATCATCGGCACGGTCGGGGCGCTCCAGTTCGAAGTCATCCAGTACCGACTCGAACACGAATACAACGCCGCCTGCCGCTGGGAGCCGATCTCGATCTACAAAGCCTGCTGGATCGAGAGCGACAACGCCGCGCAGCTGGCCGATTTCAAGCGCCGCAAGCACACCAACATGGCCGTCGACAAGCACGGCCGCGACGTCTTCCTCGCCGACACGAGCTACGGGCTGGCGCTGGCGCAGGAGAATTTCAAGGACATCCGCTTCCACTTCACCTCGGAGTTCTGA
- a CDS encoding family 43 glycosylhydrolase: MKNYFVALAFMAVLLPVACACGTPEPARSGDGDPLPGNPGAKSYKNPVFREFLVADPTVIRAEDGNFYLYATESGKNNIPILRSSDLVNWTKVGEVFTAENHPQITDKAGANLWAPDINKIGDRYVLYYSQPGENNKHAIGVASGPSPVGPFTDHGKLIGSDEIGVDISIDQFYIEEDGHKYMFWGSFRGIWAIELADDGLSLKPGAGKRKIAGDQYEGTYIHKRDGYYYLIVSTGDFMKDYHVVVGRSRSLMGPYVDRAGRDMLGVHHELVVGNGNGFVAPGHNAEFVTDDKGQDWMLYHTRLEVGGPRYLILDRIEWNDGWPEVRGHVPARSAEAPVFE; encoded by the coding sequence ATGAAAAATTATTTCGTCGCACTCGCCTTCATGGCGGTGTTACTGCCTGTGGCCTGTGCCTGCGGCACGCCCGAACCCGCCCGCAGCGGGGACGGGGATCCCCTGCCCGGGAACCCCGGGGCAAAGAGCTACAAGAACCCGGTTTTCAGGGAATTCCTCGTGGCCGACCCCACGGTAATACGCGCCGAGGACGGGAATTTCTACCTCTATGCGACCGAGAGCGGAAAGAACAACATCCCCATCCTGCGCTCGTCCGACCTGGTGAACTGGACGAAGGTCGGCGAGGTCTTTACGGCGGAGAACCATCCGCAGATAACCGACAAGGCCGGGGCCAACCTCTGGGCGCCGGACATCAACAAGATCGGCGACAGGTATGTGCTGTATTATTCCCAGCCGGGGGAGAACAACAAGCACGCCATCGGCGTGGCGTCGGGCCCCTCGCCTGTCGGGCCCTTTACCGACCACGGGAAACTGATCGGCAGCGACGAGATCGGGGTCGATATTTCGATCGACCAGTTCTACATCGAGGAGGACGGACACAAGTACATGTTCTGGGGAAGTTTCCGGGGCATCTGGGCGATTGAACTTGCGGACGACGGGTTATCGCTCAAACCCGGGGCCGGGAAGCGTAAGATCGCCGGCGACCAGTACGAGGGCACCTACATCCACAAGCGGGACGGATACTATTACCTGATCGTCTCGACGGGCGATTTCATGAAGGATTACCATGTGGTCGTCGGCCGCAGCCGGTCGCTGATGGGGCCTTATGTCGATCGTGCGGGACGCGACATGCTCGGCGTGCACCACGAACTGGTCGTGGGCAACGGCAACGGGTTTGTCGCCCCGGGGCACAATGCGGAATTCGTTACCGACGACAAGGGGCAGGACTGGATGCTGTACCATACCCGGCTCGAGGTGGGCGGGCCGCGTTACCTGATTCTCGACCGGATCGAATGGAATGACGGGTGGCCCGAGGTGCGCGGGCACGTACCCGCCCGGAGTGCCGAAGCTCCCGTTTTCGAGTAG
- a CDS encoding S-adenosylmethionine:tRNA ribosyltransferase-isomerase codes for MIERHIDINRFDYDLPDGRIAKFPLAERSSSKLLVYRGGEISEAHFADMGDVLPAGQLLVFNNTKVIRARIIMHKPSGARIEVFCLEPHDPADYERAFAVTGTCQWSCIVGNLKKWKEGYVEINFEHEGRPEHLRAWIAENRGREHTVRFEWSAAMTFGQLLEYLGRIPIPPYLNRESELIDYTRYQTVYSKFEGSVAAPTAGLHFTPELIEGMKARGFGFEEVTLHVGAGTFLPVKDEDAAKHPMHTEHFEVRRATIVALLAKPGAVTAVGTTSVRTLESLPALAWRIHTGVPIDGPGPVGQWELYDIPADYTGRDALEELLAYMDARGLDRIKAATQIMIAPLGYEFRIVRNIITNFHQPKSTLLLLVSAFAGEDWRRIYDYALSHDFRFLSYGDSSVLMR; via the coding sequence ATGATTGAACGACATATCGACATAAACCGATTCGACTACGACCTGCCCGACGGGCGGATCGCCAAATTCCCGCTTGCGGAGCGGAGCTCTTCGAAGCTGCTCGTGTACCGTGGCGGGGAGATCTCGGAGGCGCATTTCGCCGACATGGGCGACGTGCTGCCCGCCGGCCAGCTGCTGGTATTCAACAACACGAAGGTGATCCGGGCGCGGATCATCATGCACAAGCCTTCGGGGGCGCGGATCGAGGTTTTCTGCCTCGAGCCCCACGACCCGGCCGACTACGAGCGGGCGTTCGCCGTCACGGGAACCTGCCAATGGTCGTGCATCGTGGGCAACCTCAAGAAATGGAAGGAGGGCTATGTGGAGATCAATTTCGAGCATGAAGGCCGTCCGGAGCACCTGCGGGCATGGATTGCAGAGAACCGCGGCCGCGAACACACCGTGCGTTTCGAATGGTCGGCGGCGATGACCTTCGGACAGCTGCTCGAGTACCTCGGCCGGATCCCGATCCCGCCCTACCTGAACCGCGAGAGCGAGCTGATCGACTATACGCGCTACCAGACCGTCTATTCGAAATTCGAAGGGTCGGTGGCGGCGCCTACGGCGGGGCTGCACTTTACCCCGGAGCTGATCGAGGGGATGAAGGCGCGCGGCTTCGGGTTCGAGGAGGTGACGCTGCACGTCGGGGCGGGGACGTTCCTGCCCGTGAAGGACGAGGACGCTGCGAAGCATCCGATGCACACCGAGCATTTCGAGGTGCGGCGTGCGACCATCGTGGCGCTGCTTGCCAAGCCGGGCGCGGTCACGGCCGTGGGGACGACCTCGGTGCGGACGCTCGAATCGCTTCCGGCGCTGGCGTGGCGTATCCACACGGGGGTTCCGATCGACGGCCCGGGCCCCGTGGGGCAGTGGGAGTTGTACGACATTCCGGCGGATTACACGGGGCGCGATGCGCTGGAGGAGCTGCTCGCTTATATGGATGCGAGGGGGCTCGACCGGATCAAGGCCGCGACGCAAATCATGATCGCGCCGCTGGGGTACGAGTTCCGCATCGTGCGCAACATCATCACCAATTTCCACCAGCCGAAGTCGACGCTGCTGCTGCTGGTCTCGGCATTCGCGGGCGAAGACTGGCGGCGCATTTACGACTATGCGCTCTCGCATGATTTCCGTTTCCTGAGCTACGGCGACTCGTCGGTGCTGATGCGCTGA
- a CDS encoding YbaK/EbsC family protein has translation MAIERVRAYLEQYGAADRVLEFGVSSATVELAAKALGCEPGRIAKSLSFGVGEGYIVIVTAGDCKIDNAKYKAKFHAKARMLTPPEVEEHIGHAVGGVCPFGVNDGVAVYLDESLRRFGTVFPACGSSNSAIELTVAELERYSRCAEWVDVCKRIGQ, from the coding sequence ATGGCAATAGAACGGGTCAGGGCTTATCTGGAACAATACGGCGCTGCGGACAGGGTGCTGGAGTTCGGCGTGTCGAGCGCCACGGTCGAGCTGGCGGCGAAGGCACTGGGGTGCGAACCCGGCCGGATCGCCAAATCCCTGTCGTTCGGCGTCGGGGAGGGGTATATCGTGATCGTGACGGCCGGCGACTGTAAGATCGACAACGCGAAATACAAGGCGAAATTCCATGCCAAGGCCCGGATGCTGACCCCGCCGGAGGTGGAGGAGCATATCGGCCATGCCGTGGGCGGAGTCTGCCCGTTCGGGGTGAACGACGGGGTGGCGGTCTATCTGGACGAATCCCTCCGGAGGTTCGGAACCGTTTTCCCGGCATGCGGGAGCAGCAACAGCGCCATCGAACTCACGGTCGCGGAGCTGGAGCGGTATTCCCGGTGTGCGGAGTGGGTGGATGTCTGCAAAAGGATTGGACAATAG
- a CDS encoding family 20 glycosylhydrolase: protein MKKLLLAFAAGVCLSACATHDPKISIVPYPNHLEPGHGTFAVKGEGVVCDSRADERTQRAVAEFAAQLAKTSGGENPVTVADELPASGIRFVLDQTLPEEGYRLDVTPKGVEVRASRFPGFFYAVQSLRQMLPAAVYGTEPAPGEEWVLPCVSIEDAPRFAYRGMHLDVARHFFSVEEVKRYLDVMSIHKLNRFHWHLTDDQGWRIEIKKYPELTTVGSIRKKTMIRKEWDNYDNTPYGGYYTQDEIRDIVAYAADRAITVIPEIDLPGHMLSALTAYPELGCTGGPYEVWGRWGVADDVLCPGQEKTFEFLEDVLDEVVGLFPSELIHIGGDECPKVRWEKCPRCQARIRQLGLRDKDGYTAEHYLQGYVTDRIGKYLAERGRRIIGWDEILEGQAPSDAIVMSWRGSAGGIKAAKLGHDVIMTPNSHFYFDYYQSPDADAEPFGIGGCVTIDKVYSFDPMADLTPGQQAHILGVQANLWTEYIASDDHLEYMLLPRLAALSEVQWCQPGVKDWVRFRDGFRMDRIYSQMGYAFAKHIFGIKGSYAVDPQKGAVVMTLTTQGDAPIHYTLDGSEPTAASPRYTGPVEIGKSARFRATALREGGENASYSREFAFSKSTGRPAVLNTKPNDSYTFEGASLLVDGYHSRPVFTSGAWLGYLDEPLDVTIDMGGEQSYRSVELETLAEKGDWIFPPSSVTVWVSDNGTDFTEVASVTVPEAKAGDADGIGRYRMQFPETSARYLKVVAQNAAAIPAWHPGAGSKGFLFVDEIVVE from the coding sequence ATGAAAAAATTGCTACTGGCCTTTGCCGCAGGCGTGTGTCTGTCCGCCTGCGCCACCCACGATCCAAAAATCTCGATCGTACCTTATCCCAACCACCTCGAACCCGGGCACGGGACGTTCGCCGTCAAGGGCGAAGGCGTCGTGTGCGACAGCCGTGCCGACGAGCGGACGCAGCGCGCCGTGGCGGAATTCGCCGCGCAGCTGGCGAAAACCTCCGGCGGGGAGAACCCCGTGACCGTCGCCGACGAGCTTCCCGCCTCGGGCATCCGCTTCGTCCTCGACCAAACGCTGCCGGAAGAGGGGTACCGGCTCGATGTCACCCCGAAGGGCGTCGAAGTCCGTGCGTCGCGTTTCCCCGGCTTTTTCTACGCCGTGCAGAGCCTGCGGCAGATGCTGCCCGCGGCGGTTTACGGGACGGAGCCTGCGCCCGGCGAGGAGTGGGTGCTGCCGTGTGTGAGCATCGAGGATGCCCCGCGTTTCGCTTACCGGGGCATGCACCTCGACGTGGCGCGCCATTTCTTTTCGGTCGAAGAGGTGAAACGCTACCTCGACGTGATGTCGATCCACAAGCTCAACCGCTTCCACTGGCACCTGACCGACGACCAGGGGTGGCGCATCGAGATCAAAAAGTACCCCGAGCTGACGACCGTGGGCAGCATCCGCAAGAAAACCATGATCCGCAAGGAGTGGGACAACTACGACAATACGCCCTACGGCGGTTATTATACGCAGGACGAGATCCGCGACATCGTGGCGTATGCGGCCGACCGCGCCATTACGGTGATCCCCGAGATAGACCTGCCGGGCCATATGCTTTCGGCGCTGACCGCTTACCCCGAGTTAGGCTGTACGGGCGGCCCGTATGAGGTGTGGGGCCGTTGGGGCGTGGCCGACGACGTGCTGTGCCCCGGGCAGGAGAAGACCTTCGAATTCCTGGAGGACGTGTTGGACGAGGTGGTCGGCCTGTTCCCGTCGGAGCTGATCCATATCGGCGGCGACGAGTGCCCGAAGGTGCGCTGGGAGAAATGCCCCCGCTGCCAGGCGCGTATCCGCCAGTTGGGGCTCAGGGACAAGGACGGCTATACGGCCGAACACTACCTGCAGGGGTACGTGACCGACCGCATCGGGAAATACCTGGCCGAACGCGGCCGGCGCATCATCGGCTGGGACGAGATACTCGAAGGACAGGCGCCGTCGGACGCCATCGTCATGTCGTGGCGCGGCAGCGCGGGCGGCATCAAGGCCGCGAAGCTCGGCCACGACGTGATCATGACCCCCAATTCGCATTTTTATTTCGACTACTACCAGTCGCCCGACGCCGATGCCGAACCCTTCGGGATCGGGGGCTGCGTGACCATCGACAAAGTCTATTCGTTCGACCCGATGGCCGATCTGACACCCGGGCAGCAGGCGCATATCCTCGGCGTGCAGGCAAACCTCTGGACGGAGTACATCGCTTCTGACGACCACCTGGAATACATGCTCCTGCCCCGTCTGGCGGCGCTGAGCGAGGTGCAGTGGTGCCAGCCCGGGGTGAAGGACTGGGTGCGTTTCCGCGACGGGTTCCGCATGGACAGGATTTATTCGCAGATGGGGTACGCATTCGCCAAACATATCTTCGGGATCAAGGGATCGTATGCCGTAGACCCGCAGAAGGGCGCCGTGGTGATGACCCTCACCACGCAGGGCGACGCTCCGATCCACTATACGCTCGACGGCTCGGAACCCACGGCCGCCAGCCCGCGTTACACGGGGCCGGTCGAGATCGGCAAGAGCGCCCGCTTCAGGGCGACGGCATTGCGCGAGGGCGGCGAGAACGCTTCCTATTCGCGGGAGTTCGCATTCAGCAAGTCGACGGGGCGCCCTGCGGTGCTCAATACCAAGCCCAACGACAGCTATACCTTCGAAGGGGCTTCGCTGCTGGTCGACGGTTACCACAGCCGCCCGGTCTTTACGAGCGGTGCCTGGCTGGGGTATCTGGACGAGCCGCTCGACGTGACCATCGACATGGGCGGGGAGCAGTCCTATCGGTCGGTGGAGCTGGAGACGCTCGCCGAGAAGGGCGACTGGATATTCCCGCCCTCGTCGGTTACGGTGTGGGTTTCGGACAACGGGACGGATTTTACCGAGGTGGCCTCGGTCACGGTGCCCGAAGCGAAAGCCGGGGATGCCGACGGCATCGGGCGTTACCGGATGCAGTTCCCCGAAACGTCGGCCCGTTACCTGAAGGTGGTCGCGCAGAATGCCGCTGCGATCCCGGCCTGGCACCCGGGCGCCGGCAGCAAGGGATTCCTGTTTGTGGACGAAATCGTGGTGGAATAA